ATTTGCTGGAATTTTGGTTTTGGTATGTTAAAGGTATGATTTGGTGGTTATCCACTATGGTGAATAGCTTATttggaaatacaaaaataaataagtaaataaactgGACTATAACACTTTctttttggttattttattCTTAATGTATTTCCAATTCCTGATATATGCCTCAATGTAAGAATGGAGAGTTTGACCGAGTACTTGACCACTTAATAATCAGGACTCCATTATTATATATCCTTTGCAGCTAAAATAgggggataacaacaatctgcTTCATAAAAGTGAAGTAGATATTTAGTGCAGAACTCCATTGAATATTTGTACTTTTAACACATTTCATGGGAAACTATTTGCTGGAGAAGAATCCTTCATATTAAAGGCCACCCAAAACTGCTCAATTTCATAACTAGCTGAAAATACATGCCGTTTTGGATTGCAAATAAACTTTCCAGAGAAGTGTTGAAACTGTTGAGGTTTCCCCCTTTGAGTTGGTTCGGCATAAGAGGTTGATTGCTAGGAATTCAATAACTGAGAAGTGGTCTGTGGTCACCTAAATGCTCAAACAGCTTATCCAGTTAAGTACTCGTTCAATTTTAGGTTGGTAAATCAGACTTGGCCATCAAGGCTTTTGACCTAGTAATGTTTGATGTGAAAATTGTGCATCACCATAGCAAATTATAAGATCTCATTCATAACAGCAATAACCTAACTAGTAAATTATTAGCCAACGCAAAGGAAACGTATGTTGACAATGCAGAACAAAATATAAGATCTCAAGACAAGCAAAAGCCGAAGAAAATTTTCATTAACAGCAAACAACACATACCATCAGAGTAACCATCTTGAATGTTGACAACGGCACCAAACAAATTGTTCTTTGAGTTCTCAAATGCTTTCTCTTGAGCACGACCATAACATGTGACCAGTACAGCAAAACTGTTATCTTCGTCATCATTACTCTGGAATGCAGGTCCATGAGGCTCCAACCACCCAATGGAATAATCTGAATCAGACTCAGACCCTGAAACGCAACCACCATCAGAAGGCACAAGAACTGCATCATATTCCCTATCAATTTTCCTCTCTTCCCGGCTATGCCATTTTTGCTTAACCCTTCTATAAGAGGAAGTCCCATTAGCCCCAGGAGCCAACGGAAATTTCAGAGTATCTGATTCCCACAAGTCTGAATCAGCTCTGGCATTTAAAGAAGGTGCATTTGAGATTTTAGGCTCCTGATGCTTTCCACTCCATGACCACCATGAAAGATCAGTAAATGCCACCGCCATAGTGAAAAAGTTCTTTCTTCCTGCCACAATAATTGATATAAGAACAAATTGAACATAAATAAataccaaaaaaaaataaataaaagaacaaTAAAAAATGGCTATATCGCAATGTTAAACAAGATATAGTTGCTGGAAATCAAAGGAATTAAAGGAAGATTAAACCTTCTTAGGATTTCCTTCGGTTGGCTGAATCACAAAAAGCACATAAGCATATAACAAAAATCTTTCACAGTTTTTCTGACAGATACTTGCAATATTTTTCATAGGTTTAGCATAATAAGCGAACAaacaaaaaaggagaaaaattgGAGAAACAATTTAAGAAAGTTTTCTGTCTTTCGTCAAATTTGTCCATCATCCAAACAACCCATTACCATACATAAGCAACTAAGCTGCCAACACATAGTTTCAATATGCCTACTGTCAAAACAATAGAAAAACAATGTACCAGGACACTACAAAAATATCTCAAAAAAATAGGAATCTAGCCAGGAAGATTACCTTAAACACACTAAAAAAAACTAAACTATCTAAAAATAacgggaaaaaaaaaattagaaaacacGTAACTAAACCAAAAAATAGATCTATCAAGCTAAAAAGTCatgaaaataaacaaaatagaaaacaacacaaattaaaaagattttcatcaaacttatcaaaactggagctttttcttttcttttcctgggTTTTCATACAACTCCAATTACCAAGCAAGTACTGCATCGGTCAAAACAAATTGTCGCAGAAAATTGGAATATGAGAGGATATTCAAAAGAGGCACGTCTCTGCAGAAAGCATAATGTGGATACCTTCGAAAGCACAATTGGAATGTAGAAACCCTACTTAGTTTTCGTCTCTCAGCCTCCTCCAACTGATAAAGAAAGCAAAGGAATTATAGAAAATTTAGTTCCAACTCTTAATGCAAATgtttcttcctctgatctttatCAGCTCCTTTCAAAGAAGAGAGTGGATAATTACGTTAATTAGAGTTGGTATTACCGTGGGTAGGGTTGTAGGAGAGTGTAGCCATACGGAGAGGAAGAGGAGAATGCAGTGTCAGAAGTGGTGGCTGCAGCGGCCGCCTGCAGAGAATATAGGAAGAAAACGGTGGCGTATGAAATGACCATCGACAGGAGAGAGAGGAAGCGTAATTTTGCGTGCAAGTAAGTGATAGCTCCTCTTCCTGGAACTGCCAGCCCACGTGTTTCGAATTTATGGCCTCAAAAGTTCTTGGTTTGGTCACAGCCCATGTGATTGATTGGACCCGGATTGGctccttaatttaaaaaattaaatataattttttttattttttcatttttttttccatttactTTGGCTAGTTGGCTTGTGGAAGAATTCAAACGACAGAGAGTTGGAAATACTCAACGTTTTTGCGTGTGGA
This is a stretch of genomic DNA from Manihot esculenta cultivar AM560-2 chromosome 2, M.esculenta_v8, whole genome shotgun sequence. It encodes these proteins:
- the LOC110605826 gene encoding uncharacterized protein LOC110605826 isoform X3, which encodes MQYLLGRKNFFTMAVAFTDLSWWSWSGKHQEPKISNAPSLNARADSDLWESDTLKFPLAPGANGTSSYRRVKQKWHSREERKIDREYDAVLVPSDGGCVSGSESDSDYSIGWLEPHGPAFQSNDDEDNSFAVLVTCYGRAQEKAFENSKNNLFGAVVNIQDGYSDESIKYMEKWLSGLQNS
- the LOC110605826 gene encoding uncharacterized protein LOC110605826 isoform X2, which codes for MATLSYNPTHGRKNFFTMAVAFTDLSWWSWSGKHQEPKISNAPSLNARADSDLWESDTLKFPLAPGANGTSSYRRVKQKWHSREERKIDREYDAVLVPSDGGCVSGSESDSDYSIGWLEPHGPAFQSNDDEDNSFAVLVTCYGRAQEKAFENSKNNLFGAVVNIQDGYSDESIKYMEKWLSGLQNS
- the LOC110605826 gene encoding uncharacterized protein LOC110605826 isoform X1, which encodes MGLLKGLLFKLPANSFNSLGKIDGPISSSIGSGRFELSRSTTRTMFSSNGGLLTDRRKNFFTMAVAFTDLSWWSWSGKHQEPKISNAPSLNARADSDLWESDTLKFPLAPGANGTSSYRRVKQKWHSREERKIDREYDAVLVPSDGGCVSGSESDSDYSIGWLEPHGPAFQSNDDEDNSFAVLVTCYGRAQEKAFENSKNNLFGAVVNIQDGYSDESIKYMEKWLSGLQNS